From a region of the Fusobacterium sp. FSA-380-WT-3A genome:
- a CDS encoding DUF4007 family protein, producing the protein MKFRGHETFFIRKGWLTKGLKNIVKNPSVFMGVDGNPMDILGIGSNMVKSLRYWLVATELSQEIIKQKKTHSLTDLGEVIWKNDPYLQEDGSLYIIHYKLASNKDLATTWYYFFNEFTSSEFTKEDLFESLKNYTIQNGLTISDRILEDDCNCLLNTYLSKNKISSEKNHPENNIISPFRDLDIIQMTDEKEKIFRKNYLNSEKIHPLIILAVITDQYKNKKEIKISSLLEDVNSIGKIFNLDILSLLKLLSKLEKLGYIKVIRTAGLDVIKIEKEINFIDCLNKYYETIKERE; encoded by the coding sequence ATGAAATTTAGAGGACATGAAACTTTTTTTATAAGAAAAGGTTGGCTCACTAAAGGTTTAAAAAATATTGTAAAAAATCCTAGTGTTTTTATGGGAGTAGATGGAAATCCTATGGACATTCTAGGAATAGGTTCTAATATGGTGAAATCTCTTAGATATTGGTTAGTGGCTACAGAACTTTCTCAAGAAATAATAAAACAAAAAAAAACTCATTCATTAACTGATTTAGGTGAAGTTATTTGGAAAAATGACCCATATTTACAAGAAGATGGTTCTCTCTATATTATTCATTATAAATTAGCAAGTAACAAAGATTTAGCAACAACTTGGTACTATTTTTTTAATGAGTTTACTAGTAGTGAATTTACTAAAGAAGATTTGTTTGAAAGTTTAAAAAATTATACAATTCAAAATGGTTTAACTATTTCAGATAGAATTTTAGAAGATGATTGTAATTGTCTTTTAAATACATATTTATCTAAAAATAAAATTTCATCAGAAAAAAATCACCCAGAAAATAATATAATCTCTCCTTTTAGAGATTTAGATATTATACAAATGACTGATGAAAAAGAAAAGATATTTAGAAAAAATTATCTAAACTCTGAAAAAATTCACCCATTAATAATATTAGCTGTTATTACAGACCAATATAAAAATAAAAAAGAGATAAAGATTTCTTCTCTTTTAGAAGATGTAAATAGTATAGGTAAAATATTTAATTTAGATATTTTATCTTTATTAAAATTATTATCAAAATTAGAAAAACTAGGTTATATAAAAGTTATTAGAACAGCTGGACTAGATGTTATAAAAATTGAAAAAGAAATAAACTTTATTGATTGTTTAAATAAATATTATGAAACAATCAAAGAAAGAGAGTAA